A genomic window from Variovorax paradoxus includes:
- a CDS encoding DUF4337 domain-containing protein produces the protein MSGHGFHVHGPHDHELEHAASGGHGSGHDDTAAAHSGGMSMTSKIAVCTAVIATVGAIFSYMGGATQANAGLYKNNAAIKKTEASNQWNYFQSKSTKQALAEFARDTATDDGRRQGWQAKVTRYEQEKTDIQTEAKKLEAEASRWDAQSDEQMHQHHRWAQATTVLQVSIALAAIALLTKKKWLERAMFGVAVAGLVVGGLAAFHV, from the coding sequence ATGTCAGGACACGGCTTTCACGTGCACGGCCCGCACGACCACGAACTGGAACACGCTGCATCAGGCGGCCATGGCAGCGGCCATGACGACACAGCAGCAGCGCATTCCGGCGGCATGAGCATGACGAGCAAGATCGCGGTGTGCACCGCCGTGATCGCCACCGTCGGCGCGATCTTCTCGTATATGGGCGGGGCCACGCAGGCCAACGCCGGCCTCTACAAGAACAACGCCGCCATCAAGAAGACCGAGGCTTCGAACCAGTGGAATTACTTCCAGTCGAAGAGCACCAAGCAGGCGCTGGCTGAGTTCGCGCGCGACACCGCTACCGACGACGGGCGCAGGCAAGGCTGGCAGGCCAAGGTGACGCGCTACGAGCAAGAGAAGACCGACATCCAGACCGAGGCGAAGAAGCTGGAGGCGGAGGCGAGCCGATGGGACGCACAGTCGGATGAGCAGATGCATCAGCATCATCGGTGGGCTCAGGCTACTACTGTGTTGCAGGTTTCGATTGCGCTGGCTGCTATTGCGTTGCTGACGAAGAAGAAGTGGCTTGAGCGGGCGATGTTTGGTGTGGCGGTGGCGGGGCTTGTGGTGGGTGGGTTGGCGGCGTTTCACGTTTAG